One part of the Candidatus Aquiluna sp. UB-MaderosW2red genome encodes these proteins:
- a CDS encoding CrcB family protein, whose protein sequence is MSFKVRMLGYLFLGGALGSMARYVIFEAMEASFSFAQAEIFALAFVNLTGSWFLGLSARYPGLQAPWCRNLWGLGFSGGFTTMSGITLFIDNQGLNWQIALMLFAGLLSYGIGFRQGQWFSRRQARA, encoded by the coding sequence ATGTCATTCAAGGTGCGCATGCTCGGCTACCTCTTTTTGGGTGGTGCGCTTGGTTCGATGGCCAGATATGTAATCTTTGAGGCAATGGAAGCGAGCTTTAGCTTCGCTCAAGCAGAAATATTTGCACTGGCATTTGTGAACCTCACCGGTTCTTGGTTTTTAGGATTGAGTGCTCGGTATCCGGGACTCCAGGCGCCTTGGTGCAGAAATCTTTGGGGCTTGGGTTTTTCTGGAGGGTTCACCACGATGAGTGGAATCACTCTTTTTATCGACAACCAGGGGCTGAACTGGCAGATTGCCCTGATGCTCTTTGCGGGGCTGTTGAGCTACGGCATCGGCTTTAGGCAGGGTCAATGGTTTTCAAGAAGACAGGCTAGAGCTTGA
- a CDS encoding DUF3073 domain-containing protein — MGRGRQKAKNTKVARDLKYFSPSTDYSALEAELSHKSSDANVEYIDKWADLYDDEAEEVEKDEVEKDKVAHEDD, encoded by the coding sequence ATGGGGCGTGGCCGTCAAAAAGCTAAGAACACAAAAGTCGCACGCGATTTGAAGTACTTCAGCCCATCCACCGATTACTCTGCGCTCGAAGCTGAACTGAGCCATAAATCCTCCGATGCCAATGTTGAATACATCGATAAGTGGGCGGATCTTTATGATGACGAAGCTGAAGAAGTAGAAAAAGACGAAGTAGAAAAAGACAAGGTCGCACACGAGGACGACTAG
- a CDS encoding MFS transporter, which translates to MANPKNRWIGLVFISLAISLVIIDGTIVNTIFPALINDLGLSSTEVQWVQESYVLVFASLLLVWGSVADRVGRKRLLMIGIVIFIASSVWAGLTDSASALILARVIQGIGGAMVLPTTLSLVNATFQGKERGIAFAVWGATIGGMVAVGPVLGGWLATDFSWRWAFMINLPLGVLILVGLLIFVQESKSPQRSGGIDLVGAAISVVMFSTLVFGLIEGRVYGWWEVKQNSQFQIGSFTWQETGLSPVPVALAIFLVTAVIFVFWERHREKQQKNVLLDLALFKIGSFRNGSIAALIISMGEFGILFAIPLWLQNVLGLSPVSAGLVLLWLAGGAFAASGVGGALSGKLPAARAVQLGVLLELIGVAGIAIFASAETGWGVLAPFLFVYGLGIGLATAQLTGVIMVDVPMQNMGQASGSQSTVRQVGSALGIAVLGTLLFTGTQASLENRLADIDISQSQSTSVVEKVVDSAGSAIPSLEEGLLAQQVSAELAAQVTKAAGDAFTDGAKWAAWAAAGFLFLGFASTFNLGSRSERKPLAKKRTPPNPPA; encoded by the coding sequence ATGGCAAACCCTAAAAACCGCTGGATCGGTCTTGTTTTTATATCCCTTGCAATCTCACTGGTAATCATCGATGGCACCATCGTCAACACCATTTTCCCCGCTCTGATAAATGACCTTGGACTAAGTTCGACAGAGGTGCAGTGGGTCCAAGAAAGCTACGTTTTGGTCTTTGCCTCCCTGCTACTGGTTTGGGGGTCGGTTGCCGATCGGGTTGGTCGCAAACGACTATTGATGATCGGTATCGTGATTTTCATCGCTTCGTCGGTTTGGGCGGGTCTCACAGATTCAGCTTCGGCCCTGATTTTGGCCCGAGTCATTCAAGGTATCGGCGGCGCCATGGTGCTGCCGACCACTCTTTCATTGGTGAACGCGACATTCCAAGGCAAAGAGCGAGGCATCGCGTTTGCTGTTTGGGGGGCCACAATCGGCGGCATGGTGGCGGTTGGGCCAGTTCTGGGTGGCTGGCTGGCCACCGACTTCAGTTGGCGTTGGGCTTTTATGATCAATCTGCCACTTGGCGTTCTGATTCTCGTCGGGCTTTTGATATTTGTTCAAGAATCTAAGTCTCCTCAACGATCGGGCGGAATCGACCTTGTTGGAGCGGCCATCTCTGTTGTGATGTTCTCAACGTTGGTTTTTGGTCTTATCGAAGGCCGGGTCTATGGCTGGTGGGAAGTGAAGCAGAACAGCCAGTTCCAAATCGGCTCATTCACTTGGCAGGAGACTGGTCTATCGCCGGTGCCAGTCGCACTCGCAATCTTCTTGGTAACCGCAGTGATATTCGTATTCTGGGAACGTCACCGCGAAAAGCAACAAAAGAACGTGCTGCTTGATTTGGCACTGTTTAAAATCGGTTCGTTTAGAAACGGCTCGATTGCCGCATTGATTATTTCGATGGGTGAATTTGGAATTCTATTCGCAATCCCACTGTGGCTTCAGAATGTGCTCGGGCTAAGCCCAGTGTCTGCCGGTCTTGTGCTTCTTTGGCTTGCCGGTGGTGCCTTTGCGGCCAGCGGTGTCGGTGGAGCTCTATCGGGCAAGCTGCCTGCGGCGAGAGCAGTTCAGCTGGGAGTGCTACTCGAGCTAATTGGTGTTGCGGGCATCGCGATCTTCGCATCGGCCGAGACTGGCTGGGGCGTCCTTGCACCGTTCTTGTTCGTCTACGGATTGGGTATTGGTCTCGCAACCGCGCAGCTCACCGGGGTAATCATGGTGGATGTGCCAATGCAGAACATGGGTCAAGCCTCCGGATCACAGTCCACCGTAAGGCAGGTTGGTTCCGCCTTGGGTATCGCAGTGCTTGGCACCCTACTGTTCACCGGAACTCAAGCCTCGCTGGAGAACCGACTAGCTGATATTGACATTTCACAATCTCAAAGCACTTCAGTTGTTGAAAAAGTGGTTGATTCTGCCGGTTCTGCAATCCCGAGCCTCGAGGAAGGTCTCTTAGCGCAGCAGGTTTCAGCGGAGCTGGCGGCTCAGGTTACTAAGGCTGCCGGTGATGCTTTCACCGATGGTGCCAAGTGGGCAGCCTGGGCGGCAGCTGGGTTCTTATTCTTGGGCTTTGCTTCAACGTTTAATTTGGGTTCGCGATCAGAGAGAAAGCCACTCGCTAAAAAGCGAACACCACCCAACCCACCGGCCTAA
- a CDS encoding CrcB family protein, producing the protein MNINFFTVLLVGLAGGLGSVLRVQLTKWGGALPFGVILTNTLAATLLGWLLSLPSIPLETFTALSMGLAGGLSTFSAVSKAAFIFYHRGRLTQALLTLLTNLLIPLTALIVVARFA; encoded by the coding sequence TTGAACATAAACTTCTTTACTGTTCTCCTGGTCGGCTTGGCTGGCGGTTTGGGGAGCGTGTTGCGGGTCCAGCTGACAAAGTGGGGTGGGGCCTTGCCATTTGGCGTGATCCTCACCAACACTCTTGCAGCCACTTTATTGGGTTGGCTCTTGAGCCTTCCAAGCATCCCACTTGAAACCTTTACCGCTTTATCAATGGGGCTGGCTGGGGGGTTGTCTACCTTTTCAGCGGTCTCAAAGGCGGCCTTTATTTTCTACCATCGCGGGCGACTAACTCAGGCGCTTTTGACTTTATTGACAAATCTTCTTATTCCACTGACCGCACTGATAGTTGTTGCTAGATTCGCCTGA